One region of Primulina tabacum isolate GXHZ01 chromosome 1, ASM2559414v2, whole genome shotgun sequence genomic DNA includes:
- the LOC142539147 gene encoding NPL4-like protein 2, with the protein MMIRVRSRDGLERITIDNPVATVAQIQAAIESQLRVPRHAQILSTNQNLLLAKVASDLTRFTDMSNPNTLISSLKIGHGSIVYLAYEGERTVAGPAFQPAGSFGRKMTIDDLIAKQMRVTRQENPHCELVSFDRDAANAFQHYVSENLAFAVKRGGFMYGTVSEEGKVEVDFIYEPPQQGTEDNLMLLRDMDEEKLVEAIALGLGMRRVGFIFTQTISQDKKDYTLSNSEILQAVELHAEGDLKEWVTAMVKLEVNEDGAAEVHFEAFQISDMCVRLFKEDWFEREVQEEVDPKLSRMKKDVMVGVKDTREVDNDFFLVVVKIFDHQGPLTSTFPIENRMSPLTMNALKNHLDRTKSLPFVKRISDFHLLLLVARVLDIKTDIPALTGCVLAQATVSEGYQLLIESLAGAS; encoded by the exons ATGATGATCAGAGTCCGGAGCCGTGACGGGTTGGAGCGGATCACGATCGACAACCCGGTTGCGACTGTCGCTCAAATCCAGGCGGCAATTGAATCCCAGCTTCGGGTGCCAAGACACGCTCAAATCCTGTCGACTAACCAGAACTTGCTTCTAGCAAAGGTCGCCTCCGATTTGACCAGATTTACTGATATGTCGAACCCGAACACCCTGATTTCGTCCCTTAAAATTGGGCATGGGTCAATTGTTTATCTTGCTTACGAAGGGGAACGCACCGTTGCGGGCCCTGCTTTCCAGCCAGCTGGGTCGTTCGGCAGGAAGATGACCATTGATGACTTGATTGCCAAGCAGATGAGAGTTACTCGCCAGGAGAACCCGCACTGTGAGCTGGTCTCGTTTGATCGTGATGCGGCTAATGCCTTTCAGCATTATGTGAGTGAAAATTTGGCTTTTGCGGTGAAGCGCGGGGGTTTCATGTACGGGACAGTGTCGGAGGAGGGCAAAGTAGAGGTAGATTTCATTTACGAGCCGCCGCAGCAGGGGACGGAGGATAATCTGATGCTTTTAAGGGATATGGATGAGGAAAAATTAGTTGAGGCTATAGCATTGGGGCTGGGGATGAGGAGGGTGGGCTTCATATTCACACAGACTATTAGCCAGGACAAGAAGGATTACACATTGTCGAATTCGGAGATTTTGCAGGCAGTTGAGTTGCACGCCGAGGGGGATTTGAAGGAGTGGGTGACTGCCATGGTGAAGCTGGAGGTGAACGAGGATGGTGCTGCAGAAGTGCATTTCGAGGCCTTTCAGATTAGTGATATGTGTGTTCGGTTGTTTAAGGAAGATTGGTTTGAGCGCGAGGTGCAAGAGGAGGTTGATCCTAAGCTTTCAAGGATGAAAAAGGATGTGATGGTGGGTGTAAAAGATACTAGGGAAGTGGACAATGATTTCTTCTTGGTGGTTGTCAAGATATTTGATCATCAG GGCCCTCTCACATCAACGTTTCCCATCGAGAACAGGATGTCACCGCTAACAATGAATGCCCTAAAAAATCACCTGGATCGAACAAAAAGCCTTCCCTTTGTGAAGCGAATCTCTGATTTCCATCTGCTGCTCTTGGTCGCCAGGGTTTTAGACATCAAAACTGATATACCTGCATTAACCGGCTGCGTACTGGCACAAGCTACAGTGTCTGAAGGATACCAGCTGCTAATCGAATCCTTGGCTGGTGCCTCTTGA